The DNA segment TTAGAAATTGGTCTCCTGAGGGGGAAGTGTTTGAGAAAAGTAAGGAATTTTATATTTAACAGTCCCATTTGTTCACGCCCTAATAACTATGGTGTCTCTTTTGAGAACAATGAATGGGGTGAAACTCGTTACAAAACTAGAAAGTACTTCTTAATCGACTCCACGCGTGGTAACAGTTAGTAAATCTATTATCTCTAATCTTACCAATTTAATCACTCCATAATATAGCCACCCATGACCGAGGCTACTCTGGTATTAGGATTGCAGTTTTTTTAAGGTGTCGCGTCGTATTTAAAACCCTCAGGCCCGATGCCCTTGGGCTTATATTGCCACGTCACGCCTTTTCCATGAATGGAGCTAAGGCCATCGTATAAGGCTCCAATAATACACAGGATACGTTTGTGAGCATAGTCGGCTTCGAAAATAATGGCACAAGTTGCATAAGGTTGTCTATCTATCGGGCACTTCTACGCCTTCGTCGCTGTAATGTCCAAAATTCTTACCTTTCTATTCTTACTTCATCTCCAATTCTTATCCACATTTAAGTACTTTTAAAACGAGTTTTCTAATAAAtcattgttttgttttcttatttataaTTGTCATTAAAGCTTACTTTACCGAATTGTTGCTTTTCAGTGCTTTTATTGATTTTAGCATTggtttttataattttgatgTCTTAAACTGGGTCGCATAGCAAAAAAAATCGTAGCCAACTGTACCCCCGTTTTAATTGTCGAAGGAAACTTGTGAATGAATTGCTCTTAACCTCTTGAATGAATGAGTTGGGCGTATTTGCGACAAACTAATTGTTAGGCACCTCGCCACAAGAAGCTGGCAATTAACAGTATCAATTAAATCGGCCGTGATATATAAAGAAATGACCAGCACTCGAACCTTCCTCAACTGTGCCCGGAGCTGAGGAGATGGGTCTATCGTTGAGGTTGCTTGTGGTGGTGGCGGCGGCCATTTTGGGCGCGGAGTGCTCGCAAGATGTAATGAAACAGATGACCATCAATTTTGGAAAAGCGTTGGATACGTGCAGAAAGGAAGTAAGTACCATAGAATGAGGAGCTTCACCTCATTTTATGAAAAACTAAGAAAACTATTGAAAAGTTTCCTTCTGCAAGTTGCTATTTATCGTTAAAAAAACTTTCCTTGCCAGCTTGATCTGCCAGACTCCATAAACGCGGACTTCTACAACTTCTGGAAGGAAGGCTATGAGCTCAGCAACCGGCACACGGGATGTGCTATCATGTGCCTCTCCTCAAAACTGGACCTCGTCGACCCCGAGGGGAAACTGCACCATGGAAACACCCATGAGTTCGCTAAGAAACATGGCGCTGGTAATGACTTTTTGAGACTTATTTTACTATAAATTCTACGAGCACCAAATAGTAAAAATTTTGCAACAtctttttttttgcgaaaatcGTTATAGCTTATTACTACTGGGGTTGTCCATTCTGAAGGTTAAGATTCCTTTCACTAAAGTATCTTAAAGACTTCCAATCCTGTAAAAATACTTTAGTTTGTCAGGCCTCCATTTTAAAATCAATCTTTCTACATTTTGAACTGTCTCATAGCTACATTCTAGTTCTACCATATCTCAAATTTTCTAGATGATTCCATGGCGAAGCAATTGGTAGAGCTCATCCACAAATGCGAGAGTTCGGTGGTGGATGACCCAGACGCATGCATGAAGGTGCTCAACATCGCCAAGTGCTTCAAGGCCGAGATCCACAAGCTGAACTGGGCTCCCAGCATGGACCTGATTGTTGCCGAGGTGTTAGCCGAAGTTTAATGGACCGAGGCTTGGACACTTGACCTTTGACTTGGATATTGGACAGCTCTAGTTTCATATTTGGGATATTaacaaacttaatttttttgctacaacAATTGGTTTTGTACAGAAAAGGAAAACATTCAGACTATTCTGTTCCTGAATTCCAGTTTTATTCGTCTCTATGTTTAGACGTTTAGATAATTTATCATACctaccaaaattattaaaatattttattatcaattCCTTTTGCTACTAATTGCTACCAATTCCAAATGATCTCAATTTCTGCcataattaggtatttattcCACGTATCTTCATAAAGCTGAATCTTTAATTTGCAAACTCGGAAACAACTTCATctttatatataaaaatgaaacccgttttccgttgtcacgacataacatgaaaacggcttgaccgatttggctgatttttttttgtagttttctaatactctgtacaaggtttttacggaaaaaaatataaagaaaatctctacgctaaggcgttacgaagttcgccgggtcggctagtgaataataattacttgaagatgtttttacatttcatatttttgatgagAAATAATTAATCAAGAGTTGTTGAACGTTTGCGTCATACATACTAACATTCAGTAATTCTGATTATTATGTTCAAATCATGTCcaaattctgtaaataattatgtcCAAATATTCAACTCTACTACGACGGATTAGTTTATAGTAAACTTGGCCAGGCTGATGCGATGGAGTTGGAATCATACTTAGacacaaaaataaacataatatgctgtgttattttattaaatgagTATTGTTAGTGGTTAGCTGTAGCGTTTGTTTTTTATGTACTCATTTTGTAGTGATATAATAATCCCCTGTAGTCTGGTGTTGTTGGGTTTAGTGGTTAGATGTTTGATAAATGTTTATTCTCAATTTTGTCCGTGTGTTTTGTAGCAATAAacattatagtccagtcaatgaatgccttaacgacggtgtagagagaaatccgtggaacacaatttctgacctcgggactttatttagcctagttaggtggtgaacatagcaaaagtccccgcccttagcccttgagccggcggggagaggggggtttaaaggtatcacttttcggtttttcgcttaattctcggaaactatgcgccctagtgacatgactactatgaaccaaaaaaagcttattcaatttgctacaggtgagaccgtcaagtttttctatatcttgtatagtttttacggcatctgctctagaaggtctgtaaaattggaaattttattgttgtcttacatgttcctttcaggagaaaatcgactaaatcaacattgagcaaacactatagacatgcgggagcatgttaagtctagttccagggaggggactgcaccgtgcgtatatttagacgaaccaattagagccacttttgactcctcatcattcaaaaactactgtgcattaacacttcaaatt comes from the Ostrinia nubilalis chromosome 17, ilOstNubi1.1, whole genome shotgun sequence genome and includes:
- the LOC135079779 gene encoding pheromone-binding protein-like, producing the protein MGLSLRLLVVVAAAILGAECSQDVMKQMTINFGKALDTCRKELDLPDSINADFYNFWKEGYELSNRHTGCAIMCLSSKLDLVDPEGKLHHGNTHEFAKKHGADDSMAKQLVELIHKCESSVVDDPDACMKVLNIAKCFKAEIHKLNWAPSMDLIVAEVLAEV